In a genomic window of Scyliorhinus torazame isolate Kashiwa2021f chromosome 5, sScyTor2.1, whole genome shotgun sequence:
- the LOC140420447 gene encoding uncharacterized protein, whose product MEKPWKCEDCGKGFTAPSVLEIHRRIHTGERPFTCSQCGKGFTQLSDLQRHQRVHTGERPFTCSQCGKRFTRLYILQSHQRVHTGEWPLYCSQCGKGFSRSSTLQAHQRVHTGEKPFTCSQCGKGFTQLSQLRTHQRVHTGERPFTCPQCGKGFKRSSALQKHLQVHTGERPFTCSQCGKGFTWLSSLQTHQQVHTEERPFTCSRCGKRFTQLSSLQRHQRVHTGERPFTCSQCGKGFTELSSLQKHQRVHTGERPFTCSRCGTGFTQLSSLQRHQRVHTGERPFTCSRCGTGFTQLSSLQRHQRVHTEERPFTCSE is encoded by the coding sequence atggagaaaccatggaaatgtgaggactgtgggaagggattcacagctccgtctgtgctggaaattcatcggcgaattcacactggggaaaggccattcacctgctctcagtgtggaaaaggattcacgcaattatctgacctgcagagacaccagcgagttcacactggggagaggccgttcacctgctctcagtgtgggaagagattcactcggttatacatcctgcagtcacaccagagagttcacactggggagtggccattatactgctctcagtgtgggaagggattcagtcgttcATCTACCCTGCaggcacaccagagagttcacactggggagaagccattcacctgctctcagtgtgggaagggattcactcagttgtcccaactgcggacacaccagagagttcatactggggagagaccgttcacttgccctcagtgtgggaagggattcaaacgttcatctgccctgcagaaacatctgcaagttcacactggggagaggccgttcacttgctctcagtgtgggaagggattcacttggttatccagcctgcagacacaccagcaagttcacactgaggagaggccattcacctgctctcggtgtgggaagagattcactcagttatccagcctgcagcgacatcagcgagttcacactggggagaggccgttcacctgctctcagtgtgggaagggattcactgagttatccagcctgcagaaacatcagcgagttcacactggggagaggccgttcacctgctctcggtgtgggacgggattcactcagttatccagcctgcagagacatcagcgagttcacactggggagaggccgttcacctgctctcggtgtgggacgggattcactcagttatccagcctgcagagacatcagcgagttcacactgaggagaggccgttcacctgctctgagtag